A region of Salvia splendens isolate huo1 chromosome 17, SspV2, whole genome shotgun sequence DNA encodes the following proteins:
- the LOC121773713 gene encoding protein transport protein Sec61 subunit alpha-like yields MGGGFRVLHLVRPFLSFLPEVQSADRKVPFREKVIYTVISLFIFLVCSQLPLYGIHSTTGADPFYWMRVILASNRGTVMELGITPIVTSGLVMQLLAGSKIIEVDNNVREDRALLNGAQKLLGILIAVGEAVAYVLSGMYGSVGQLGVGNAILIILQLCFAGIIVICLDELLQKGYGLGSGISLFIATNICENIIWKAFSPTTINSGRGAEFEGAVIALFHLLITRTDKVRALREAFYRQNLPNVTNLLATVLVFLIVIYFQGFRVVLPVRSKNARGQQGSYPIKLFYTSNMPIILQSALVSNLYFISQLLYRKYSGNFLVNLLGKWKESEYSGQSVPVGGLAYYITAPSSMADILANPFHGLFYIVFMLSACALFSKTWIEVSGSSAKDVAKQLKEQQMVMPGHRESNLQKELNRYIPTAAAFGGICIGALTVLADLMGAIGSGTGILLAVTIIYQYFETFEKEKASELGFFGF; encoded by the exons ATGGGAGGTGGGTTTAGAGTGCTCCATCTGGTCCGGCCTTTCCTTTCATTTCTACCGGAGGTTCAAAGTGCAGACAGGAAGGTTCCATTCAGAGAGAAGGTTATATACACTGTCATATCTCTGTTCATTTTCCTCGTCTGCAGCCAGCTTCCGTTGTATGGCATACACTCTACAACTGGCGCAGATCCATTCTATTGGATGCGTGTCATTCTTGCCTCAAACAGAGGCACAGTGATGGAGCTTGGAATCACCCCAATTGTGACATCTGGACTGGTTATGCAACTCTTAGCGGGTTCAAAAATCATTGAAGTTGACAACAACGTGAGAGAGGATCGAGCCCTCCT AAATGGAGCACAGAAGTTGCTGGGCATCTTAATTGCAGTCGGTGAGGCTGTTGCATATGTTCTTTCTGGAATGTATGGCAGTGTGGGCCAACTTGGAGTTGGGAACGCAATCCTTATAATTCTGCAACTTTGCTTTGCGGGCATTATAGTTATTTGCCTGGATGAGCTTCTCCAGAAAGGATATGGACTTGGATCTGGTATTTCACTCTTCATTGCAACGAATATTTG TGAAAACATCATCTGGAAAGCATTTAGCCCAACTACTATTAACAGTGGGCGTGGAGCTGAATTTGAAGGTGCTGTCATTGCTTTGTTCCATTTGTTGATAACTAGGACCGACAAGGTTCGTGCTTTGCGAGAGGCATTCTACCGGCAGAATCTCCCCAACGTCACAAACTTGCTGGCCACTGTCCTGGTCTTCCTTATTGTCATTTACTTCCAAGGGTTCCGTGTAGTTTTGCCAGTGAGGTCAAAGAATGCTCGTGGGCAACAGGGTTCTTATCCTATTAAGCTCTTCTACACTTCGAATATGCCCATTATTTTGCAGTCTGCCCTTGTATCCAACCTCTACTTCATTTCCCAG TTGCTGTATAGGAAATACAGTGGAAATTTCCTTGTAAACCTTCTGGGAAAGTGGAAGGAATCTGAATACTCTGGTCAATCTGTTCCTGTTGGGGGTCTTGCTTATTATATAACTGCCCCATCAAG TATGGCAGATATATTGGCCAATCCTTTCCATGGATTGTTTTACATCGTATTTATGCTGTCAGCTTGTGCTTTATTTTCAAAAACGTGGATTGAGGTCTCAGGATCCTCAGCCAAGGACGTGGCAAAGCAGCTGAAG GAACAACAAATGGTGATGCCCGGGCATAGAGAGTCGAATctgcagaaggagctaaaccgTTACATTCCCACTGCTGCTGCATTTGGCGGGATATGCATTGGTGCGCTGACAGTTTTGGCAGATCTCATGGGCGCAATTGGTTCCGGCACAGGAATTTTGCTGGCAGTTACCATCATATACCAGTATTTCGAGACCTTCGAGAAGGAGAAGGCCAGCGAACTTGGTTTCTTCGGTTTCTGA
- the LOC121774940 gene encoding uncharacterized protein LOC121774940: MRSALFFLAFLPLFAFFSKFEAQAAPAGPLIKHLSSLVKWTRSSSKAPHQSDGGNVLQFEDGYLVETVVEGNELGVLPYSIRVSQDGELFAVDAINSNIVRITPPLSQYSRARLVAGSFQGRTGHVDGKPSDARFSHPKGVTMDDKGNVYVADTSNLAIRKIGEAGVTTIAGGKSNVAGYRDGPSEDAKFSNDFDVVYVRPTCSLLVVDRGNAALRQISLSKEDCDYENSSFSPADLLMVAGAILVGYISCLLQQGLGSSLFSKMKEFPQPKFNKPLGSKELPTPVDVTAKEEPEAGWPSFVQLIWDLAKVTVVALTGILAQFIPSSVLNNIPRRGLTPLKDSLVMPEDEAEPAPPLKQRTPAPLSETRQVPSERPAEAKPPKLRSTSMKDPSLSTKHRSSRRQEYAEFFGSGEAPQYGQVRSKSQKESRSKHRHREKGGGDAAFGAAPPPVMEPKPAEAKPARYENAKYDPYNFRAKYSGDSYRFD; the protein is encoded by the exons ATGAGGTCTGCCCTCTTCTTCCTTGCTTTCTTACCTCTATTCGCCTTTTTCTCTAAGTTTGAAGCTCAAGCTGCACCTGCTG GGCCGTTGATAAAGCATTTGTCATCCCTTGTGAAATGGACTAGGTCCTCATCCAAAGCTCCCCACCAATCAG ATGGTGGCAATGTGCTTCAGTTTGAGGATGGCTATCTAGTTGAGACTGTGGTCGAGGGGAACGAGCTCGGGGTTCTGCCCTACTCCATCCGTGTCTCCCAGGATGGCGAGCTCTTTGCCGTGGATGCTATTAATAGCAACATTGTCCGGATCACGCCTCCACTATCCCAAT ATAGCAGGGCAAGATTGGTTGCAGGATCGTTTCAGGGACGCACTGGTCATGTGGATGGAAAACCAAGCGATGCTCGTTTCAGCCATCCCAAGGGGGTTACCATGGACGACAAAGGGAATGTTTACGTTGCAGATACTTCAAATCTCGCCATTCGAAAGATTGGAGAAGCAG GTGTGACGACTATTGCTGGAGGAAAATCAAACGTTGCAGGATACAGGGACGGGCCTAGTGAAGATGCTAAGTTCTCGAATGATTTTGATGTCGTATATGTGAGGCCTACCTGTTCGTTGTTAGTTGTTGACAGAGGAAATGCAGCTCTTCGTCAAATCTCCTTAAGTAAAGAGGATTGTGATTATGAAAACAGCTCCTTTTCGCCTGCAG ATCTTCTTATGGTTGCCGGTGCTATCCTCGTTGGGTACATTTCATGCCTTCTTCAACAAGGATTAGGTTCCTCACTTTTCTCCAAGATG AAAGAGTTTCCCCAACCCAAATTCAACAAGCCACTAGGAAGCAAAGAGCTACCGACTCCTGTAGACGTCACTGCCAAGGAAGAACCCGAAGCTGGATGGCCCTCATTCGTGCAACTCATCTGGGACCTTGCAAAAGTCACGGTGGTAGCTCTGACCGGCATTCTTGCTCAGTTCATTCCCTCGAGTGTCTTAAACAACATTCCAAGAAGAGGCCTTACTCCACTGAAAGACTCTCTCGTTATGCCTGAAGACGAAGCTGAACCGGCCCCACCTCTCAAACAGAGGACCCCCGCTCCTCTCTCCGAAACCAGACAGGTTCCCAGCGAGAGACCAGCCGAGGCGAAACCTCCTAAACTTCGGTCGACCAGCATGAAGGATCCATCTCTATCAACCAAGCACCGGTCTTCAAGAAGACAAGAATACGCCGAGTTCTTTGGATCGGGCGAGGCTCCTCAGTACGGACAGGTGAGGTCCAAGAGCCAGAAGGAGAGTCGAAGCAAGCACCGCCACAGAGAGAAAGGTGGAGGAGACGCAGCTTTTGGAGCAGCCCCGCCGCCGGTGATGGAGCCGAAGCCCGCTGAAGCCAAGCCTGCCCGGTACGAGAACGCAAAGTACGATCCTTACAACTTCAGGGCGAAATACTCGGGTGATTCGTATCGTTTTGATTGA
- the LOC121775305 gene encoding ubiquitin domain-containing protein 1-like has protein sequence MGCVGSSQAKAEGSVKQVKKPRSWKHPQPITISQLIQLREEFWDTAPHYGGRKEIWDALRAAADADPKLSQVIIESAGIILQNPDMTVCFDERGARYELPTYVLSEPKNLIRDS, from the exons ATGGGGTGTGTCGGATCCTCACAGGCGAAAGCAGAAG GAAGTGTCAAACAGGTGAAGAAACCGAGGTCGTGGAAGCATCCCCAGCCAATCACCATAAGTCAGCTGATTCAGCTGAGAGAAGAGTTCTGGGATACTGCACCTCACTATGGTGGTAGAAAAG AAATCTGGGATGCACTCAGAGCAGCAGCAGATGCTGATCCGAAGCTTTCTCAAGTGATCATAGAGAGTGCAGGGATCATACTGCAAAATCCTGACATGACAGTGTGTTTCGACGAAAGAG GTGCAAGATATGAATTACCTACATATGTATTGAGCGAACCAAAGAACTTGATACGGGATTCTTGA
- the LOC121775304 gene encoding nucleolar and coiled-body phosphoprotein 1-like has product MAETATLGMLEEIRSLVSDRLQVISYKWLSRSFSVSSNAAKRLLEEFVEKHGDGLAVIYSLSGWLKNNPTTYHIRLVPSHMLSDAKEKFAGKCSVQVYSIQPCLPKDPAILWNHEFVQAEDLFKQPSTVDNCLRDNRFCGVSNSSVKRTVGGTPSIPQAIAAPQSIQKKVMNAGLNAVKTEGNVKPDLAQVSERDKVPRSLPNNKKGQNDQKSSGSGGSLASMWGRASAAPKSDACLVQADKAKQDSSVSAEAQICARESAEHEISDDDDDDKAFSARRTSNGEGSRKRKVVFNYSDEEDEYDNVINLGSPDPPKKSTLCSKESLNAFTAECNLSFKEKETSAKVKEEKGPDAKAKPKVKEEKERDVKVKAKVKEEKESDVKANQHLREKVATASDVPKRRKVVKTRIDERGREVTEVVWEGEEQDTKSNNNSSAKIAGSNTVSNATNRPPVARKSPAVGHAASANQPGKAGNKKAATKDPKQGNLFSFFKKV; this is encoded by the exons ATGGCCGAAACCGCCACTCTCGGAATGCTGGAAGAGATTCGCTCCCTCGTCTCCGATAGGCTTCAAGTG ATTTCATACAAATGGCTAAGTCGGAGTTTTTCGGTTTCCTCCAATGCTGCAAAGAG ATTGCTAGAGGAGTTCGTTGAAAAGCATGGAGATGGATTAGCAGTGATTTACTCTTTGTCTGGCTGGCTGAAGAATAACCCTACAACCTACCATATAAGGCTTGTCCCCAGTCATATGCTTTCAG ATGCGAAGGAAAAGTTCGCTGGAAAATGTTCCGTTCAAGTATACAGTATACAGCCCTGCCTCCCTAAGGATCCAGCAATACTTTGGAATCACGAGTTTGTTCAGGCTGAAGATCTTTTTAAGCAGCCATCGACCGTTGATAATTGTTTGCGAGATAACAG GTTTTGTGGAGTTTCAAATTCATCTGTTAAGAGAACAGTAGGAGGAACCCCTTCTATTCCTCAAGCTATAGCTGCTCCACAATCTATTCAGAAAAAAGTTATGAATGCTGGTTTAAATGCTGTGAAAACTGAAGGAAATGTAAAGCCAGATCTAGCACAGGTATCAGAAAGAGATAAAGTTCCCCGGTCGCTCCCCAACAACAAAAAGGGCCAAAATGATCAAAAGTCTTCTGGCAGTGGAGGTTCATTAGCTAGCATGTGGGGTCGTGCATCAGCAGCACCTAAATCTGATGCTTGCTTGGTTCAAGCTGACAAAGCCAAACAAGACTCTTCTG TCAGTGCGGAAGCTCAAATATGTGCTCGTGAATCAGCTGAACATGAaattagtgatgatgatgatgatgataaagCTTTCAGTGCAAGAAGAACCTCTAATGGTGAAGGCAGTAGAAAGAGAAAAGTTGTATTTAATTACTCCGATGAGGAAGATGAATATGACAATGTCATAAATCTAGGGTCACCTGATCCACCAAAGAAGTCTACTCTATGCTCAAAAGAAAGTTTAAATGCTTTCACTGCAGAGTGCAATTTAAGTTTCAAGGAGAAGGAAACTTCAGCAAAGGTCAAAGAAGAGAAAGGACCTGATGCCAAAGCTAAGCCAAAGgtaaaagaagagaaagaaagagatgtAAAAGTTAAGGCAAAGGtcaaagaagagaaagaaagtgATGTAAAAGCTAACCAGCATTTGCGAGAAAAGGTTGCTACTGCTAGTGATGTGCCTAAAAGAAGAAAAGTGGTAAAGACACGGATTGATGAGCGGGGAAGAGAAG TCACTGAAGTTGTTTGGGAGGGTGAGGAGCAAGATACAAAATCTAACAATAATTCTTCAGCCAAAATTGCTGGCAGTAATACAGTGAGCAATGCAACTAACAG GCCCCCGGTTGCTCGTAAGTCGCCAGCAGTGGGGCATGCTGCTTCAGCAAATCAACCCGGGAAAGCTGGAAATAAAAAGGCAGCAACTAAGGATCCTAAGCAAGGGAATCTCTTCTCATTTTTCAAGAAGGTTTGA